A window of the Nisaea acidiphila genome harbors these coding sequences:
- the metG gene encoding methionine--tRNA ligase: MSAHYYLTTPIYYVNDKPHIGHAYTTLACDVLARFKRLDGYDVKFLTGTDEHGQKVETAAANAGVDPQSFTDTVSQNFRDLAKAMNYSNDDFIRTTEERHKKACQEIWNKLKEKGHIYLGAYAGWYSVRDEAFFTETEVVDGKAPTGAPVEWVEEPSYFFDLSKWQEPLLKHYEENPDFIAPQARRNEVISFVKSGLRDLSVSRTSFKWGVPVPGDDAHIMYVWLDALTNYITAAGYPDTDSADYKAYWPADLHMVGKDILRFHAVYWPAFLMAADLPLPKRVYAHGWWTNEGQKISKSLGNVIDPLELVEKYGLDQVRYFLLREVPFGNDGDFSHQAMVNRMNSELANDFGNLSQRVLSMIAKNCGAAVPPHGDFTEADRKLLDAASGLLGELRASYDAQAFHKALEQIWQVIGDANRYVDEMAPWALKKTDPDRMATVLYVLADVIRVLAVLMQPVVPESAAKMLDQLAVGEEGRSFDALGTSLVPGTPLPKPSGVFPRYVEPEAAEA, translated from the coding sequence ATGAGCGCGCATTACTACCTGACGACGCCGATCTACTACGTCAACGACAAGCCCCATATCGGCCATGCTTACACCACGCTGGCCTGCGACGTACTCGCGCGCTTCAAGCGGCTCGACGGTTATGACGTGAAGTTCCTGACCGGCACCGACGAGCACGGCCAGAAGGTCGAGACTGCGGCGGCCAATGCGGGCGTCGATCCCCAAAGCTTCACCGACACGGTCTCGCAGAACTTCCGCGATCTCGCCAAAGCGATGAACTATTCGAACGACGATTTCATCCGCACGACGGAAGAGCGCCACAAGAAGGCCTGCCAGGAGATCTGGAACAAACTGAAGGAGAAGGGGCACATCTATCTCGGCGCCTATGCCGGCTGGTATTCGGTGCGCGACGAGGCCTTCTTCACCGAGACCGAGGTCGTCGACGGCAAGGCGCCGACCGGCGCCCCGGTCGAGTGGGTCGAGGAACCGAGCTATTTCTTCGATCTTTCGAAATGGCAGGAACCACTGCTGAAGCATTACGAGGAGAACCCCGATTTCATCGCGCCCCAGGCGCGGCGGAACGAGGTGATCAGCTTCGTGAAATCTGGCCTCCGCGACCTCTCGGTTTCACGCACCAGCTTCAAGTGGGGCGTGCCGGTGCCGGGCGACGACGCGCATATCATGTATGTCTGGCTCGACGCGCTCACCAACTACATCACCGCCGCGGGCTATCCCGACACGGACAGCGCCGATTACAAGGCCTACTGGCCGGCCGACCTGCACATGGTTGGCAAGGACATCCTGCGCTTTCATGCCGTCTACTGGCCGGCCTTCCTAATGGCCGCCGACCTGCCGCTGCCGAAACGGGTTTATGCCCACGGTTGGTGGACCAACGAGGGGCAGAAGATCTCCAAGTCGCTCGGCAACGTGATCGATCCGCTGGAGCTGGTGGAGAAATACGGTCTCGACCAGGTGCGCTATTTCCTGCTCCGCGAGGTGCCCTTCGGCAATGATGGCGACTTCTCGCATCAGGCAATGGTCAACCGCATGAACAGCGAGCTGGCGAACGATTTCGGCAACCTCTCGCAGCGCGTGCTCTCGATGATCGCGAAAAACTGCGGTGCGGCGGTGCCGCCGCATGGCGACTTTACCGAGGCGGACCGCAAGTTGCTCGACGCTGCGTCGGGGCTGCTCGGCGAGCTGCGCGCCTCTTATGACGCGCAAGCCTTCCACAAAGCGCTGGAGCAGATCTGGCAGGTGATCGGGGACGCGAACCGCTATGTCGACGAGATGGCGCCCTGGGCGCTCAAGAAAACCGATCCGGACCGCATGGCCACGGTGCTCTACGTGCTGGCCGACGTGATCCGCGTGCTCGCGGTGCTGATGCAGCCGGTGGTGCCGGAAAGCGCCGCGAAGATGCTCGACCAGCTCGCCGTCGGCGAGGAGGGACGGAGCTTCGATGCGCTCGGCACCAGCCTCGTCCCGGGCACGCCGCTTCCCAAGCCGAGCGGGGTCTTCCCGCGCTATGTCGAACCGGAAGCGGCGGAGGCCTGA
- a CDS encoding TatD family hydrolase, translating to MSVPAIVDSHCHLDFEAFEEERDEVIARARRAGVCRMVTISTRISTFPRIRAIAEQYDDVYCSVGIHPHQAGEETPVTVEELVELAAHPKVVGIGESGFDYYYDSSPRDAQRSSFTTHIRAAQETGLPLIVHARDADEDTAALLEEEYARKPYTGVLHCFSSGRELAMRALDIGFYVSLSGIITFKNAEDIRATVRDVPTDRLLVETDAPYLAPVPKRGKRNEPAYVAYTHAALAELRGVSEAEMASDTTRNFFRLFSKVPPPADLDLGNAA from the coding sequence GTGAGCGTTCCGGCGATCGTCGATTCCCACTGCCATCTCGATTTCGAGGCCTTCGAGGAGGAACGGGACGAGGTCATCGCGCGCGCCCGCCGTGCCGGCGTCTGTCGTATGGTGACGATCAGCACGCGGATCTCGACCTTTCCCCGCATCCGCGCCATCGCGGAGCAATATGATGACGTCTATTGTTCCGTCGGCATCCACCCGCATCAGGCGGGCGAGGAGACTCCGGTCACGGTCGAGGAACTGGTCGAGCTGGCGGCCCATCCGAAAGTGGTCGGGATCGGCGAGTCCGGATTCGACTATTATTACGACAGCTCGCCCAGGGATGCGCAGCGCAGCAGCTTCACTACCCATATCCGCGCGGCCCAGGAAACCGGTTTGCCGCTGATTGTCCATGCCCGCGATGCGGACGAGGACACGGCGGCGCTGCTCGAAGAGGAATATGCCCGCAAGCCCTATACCGGCGTGCTGCATTGCTTCAGCAGCGGCCGGGAACTGGCGATGCGTGCGCTCGATATCGGTTTCTACGTATCGCTCAGCGGCATCATCACTTTCAAGAATGCCGAGGATATCCGGGCGACGGTGCGCGACGTTCCGACCGACCGGCTGCTGGTCGAGACCGACGCGCCCTATCTGGCGCCGGTGCCGAAACGCGGCAAGCGAAACGAGCCGGCCTATGTCGCCTATACCCATGCGGCGCTGGCGGAGCTTCGCGGCGTCTCTGAAGCGGAAATGGCGTCCGACACGACCCGGAATTTCTTCCGTCTCTTTTCCAAGGTCCCGCCGCCGGCGGATCTAGATCTCGGCAACGCGGCCTGA
- a CDS encoding MBL fold metallo-hydrolase: MKITMLGCGPSSGVPVVGDGWGACDPSNPKNRRRRPSILVEEGGVSVLVDTTPDLHDQLVDAGVTDLDAIIYTHSHADHVHGIDDVRPLCWGTGKQIPAYMDAKTWKDVNQRFGYMFEKTPESPPHFRSPLTMREIVAGQTLRIGPLSIEIAEQDHGPSGTCLGLIFNNRFAYSTDVAVHTEAELDRLKGIPVWIVDCLRLEHARSHANLETALGWIEHVQPGKAYFTHMAASLDYEETLAKCPPGVEPGYDGLVIEI; this comes from the coding sequence ATGAAGATCACCATGCTCGGTTGCGGCCCGTCCTCGGGCGTCCCCGTGGTGGGCGACGGCTGGGGCGCCTGCGATCCCTCAAATCCGAAGAACCGGCGCCGACGACCTTCGATCCTGGTGGAAGAGGGGGGCGTCTCCGTCCTCGTCGACACCACACCCGATTTGCACGATCAGCTGGTCGATGCGGGCGTCACGGATCTCGATGCGATCATCTACACCCACAGTCATGCCGATCATGTTCACGGCATAGACGACGTGCGCCCGCTCTGCTGGGGCACGGGAAAGCAGATCCCGGCCTATATGGACGCCAAGACCTGGAAGGACGTGAACCAGCGCTTCGGCTACATGTTCGAGAAGACGCCGGAAAGCCCTCCGCATTTCCGCTCGCCGCTGACGATGCGCGAGATCGTGGCAGGCCAGACCCTGCGGATTGGCCCGCTTTCGATCGAGATCGCCGAGCAGGATCACGGGCCGAGCGGTACGTGTCTCGGCTTGATCTTCAACAACCGCTTCGCCTATTCGACCGACGTTGCCGTCCATACCGAAGCGGAGCTCGACCGTCTGAAGGGAATTCCGGTCTGGATCGTCGATTGCCTCAGGCTCGAGCATGCGCGCAGCCACGCCAATCTGGAGACCGCGCTCGGCTGGATCGAACACGTTCAACCGGGGAAGGCCTATTTCACCCACATGGCCGCCTCGCTGGATTACGAGGAAACCCTCGCAAAGTGCCCGCCCGGCGTCGAACCGGGCTATGACGGGCTGGTGATCGAGATCTAG
- a CDS encoding dimethylarginine dimethylaminohydrolase family protein → MGAVSEFEYRYNMTIKAFPSHAEPGFESAAQQEQVWGRQWGCDNDVGRLRMVLMHRPGEEMSIIDPAKRLEHLGSYGDEEGQTWYWRGDEVYPLEELQAQHDGLADALRAEGVEVVYLKRCAPGKHKSVYTRDSCIGVKGGAIVTRLGPIVRRGEEAPVTETLGSIGMPILRTVHGTGLMEGGSFIWLNSKTAVIGRSSRVNEEGTRQVEQVLNEQGVDLLRVDLTGYRLHIDGAMVMIDVDTAIVNPTILPFWFLEKLEDLGIRTIEVHPDDPSGTVNCIAVRPGRVIMEAGLSPRTSDTLDKLGIEIVNVDYAKMFQGGGGIHCSTSPLIRDSVD, encoded by the coding sequence ATGGGCGCGGTGAGTGAGTTCGAGTACCGCTACAACATGACCATCAAGGCCTTTCCGTCCCACGCGGAGCCGGGTTTCGAAAGCGCGGCCCAGCAGGAGCAGGTCTGGGGCCGGCAATGGGGCTGCGACAACGATGTCGGCCGGTTGCGCATGGTGCTGATGCATCGCCCGGGCGAGGAAATGAGCATCATCGACCCCGCGAAACGGCTGGAGCATCTCGGCTCCTACGGCGATGAGGAAGGCCAGACCTGGTACTGGCGCGGCGACGAGGTCTATCCGCTGGAGGAATTGCAGGCACAGCATGACGGGTTGGCCGACGCGCTCCGCGCCGAGGGTGTCGAGGTGGTTTACCTGAAGCGCTGCGCACCCGGGAAGCACAAGTCGGTCTATACGCGGGACTCCTGCATCGGCGTGAAAGGCGGTGCCATCGTTACCCGCCTCGGTCCGATCGTGCGCCGCGGCGAGGAAGCGCCGGTGACGGAAACCCTCGGCTCCATCGGCATGCCGATCCTTCGTACCGTGCACGGTACCGGCCTGATGGAAGGTGGGAGCTTCATCTGGCTGAATTCGAAAACTGCGGTGATCGGTAGGTCATCGCGCGTGAACGAGGAAGGGACGCGGCAGGTCGAACAGGTGCTGAACGAACAGGGCGTCGATCTACTGCGAGTCGATCTTACCGGCTACCGGCTGCATATAGACGGGGCGATGGTGATGATCGATGTCGATACCGCGATCGTCAATCCGACCATCCTGCCCTTCTGGTTTCTGGAAAAGCTGGAAGACCTCGGTATCCGGACCATCGAGGTGCATCCGGACGATCCCTCAGGCACCGTCAACTGCATCGCGGTCAGGCCGGGACGGGTCATTATGGAAGCGGGGCTTTCGCCGCGGACCTCGGACACGCTGGACAAGCTCGGGATCGAGATCGTGAATGTGGACTACGCGAAAATGTTCCAGGGCGGCGGCGGCATCCATTGCTCCACCTCGCCGCTGATCCGCGATAGCGTCGACTGA
- a CDS encoding glutathione S-transferase family protein, whose product MLKIWGRRSAFNVQKVMWLVGELGLEHEHTTLGGDAGGLDDPAFRRMNPHGKVPVIDDNGTVIWESHAILRYLAAVYGDASLWPNDPAERSWADRWMDWTQSSLQPTFLTGIFWGYFRTPEAQRDWPAIRKNQELSNQYFKRLDEALEGRDYLGGARLGLADIPAGTHLYRYFGMDLERPPLPRVEAWYERLQERPAYQEHVKIPFQDLKGKTSF is encoded by the coding sequence ATGCTGAAAATCTGGGGCAGGCGAAGCGCCTTCAACGTGCAGAAGGTAATGTGGCTCGTCGGAGAGCTCGGACTGGAGCACGAGCACACGACTCTCGGCGGCGATGCCGGCGGACTGGACGACCCGGCGTTCCGGCGCATGAACCCGCACGGCAAAGTCCCGGTGATCGACGACAACGGCACGGTGATCTGGGAATCCCACGCTATCCTGCGCTATCTCGCGGCGGTCTACGGCGATGCGTCGCTCTGGCCCAACGATCCCGCTGAACGCTCCTGGGCCGACCGCTGGATGGACTGGACCCAGAGCAGCCTCCAGCCGACCTTTCTGACCGGCATCTTCTGGGGCTATTTCCGCACGCCCGAAGCGCAGCGCGACTGGCCGGCAATCCGGAAAAACCAGGAACTTAGCAATCAATACTTCAAGCGTCTGGACGAGGCGCTGGAGGGCAGGGACTATCTCGGCGGCGCCCGTCTCGGCCTCGCCGACATACCGGCCGGAACCCATCTCTACCGCTATTTCGGCATGGATCTCGAGCGCCCGCCGCTGCCGCGCGTCGAAGCATGGTACGAACGCCTGCAAGAGCGTCCGGCCTACCAGGAACATGTCAAGATTCCGTTCCAGGATTTGAAGGGAAAAACGAGCTTCTGA
- a CDS encoding phage tail protein, protein MISLFAGTITPDGWAYSDGSLISIEDNPNLYSLIGTSYGGDGQSQFALPDLRGRAPIGIGQGNGLSDISLGQMIGSPNFLP, encoded by the coding sequence ATGATTTCACTCTTCGCAGGAACGATTACCCCTGACGGATGGGCATATTCCGACGGAAGTCTGATATCGATCGAGGACAACCCGAACCTTTATTCACTCATTGGAACGAGTTACGGCGGAGATGGACAATCGCAATTCGCGCTTCCCGACTTGCGAGGCAGAGCTCCGATCGGAATCGGACAAGGGAACGGATTGTCCGACATTTCACTCGGCCAAATGATTGGCAGTCCGAATTTCCTACCCTGA
- the mazG gene encoding nucleoside triphosphate pyrophosphohydrolase, with the protein MSAQSRKPTAVTPPAADLPPIERLRRVMAALRDPESGCPWDIEQTFETIAPYTIEEAYEVADAIAQGDMPHLEEELGDLLLQVIYYTQMGSEAGHFDFDSVAEGIAEKMIRRHPHVFGTDDVADSEAQTRNWEAQKAEERARKAAETGMRPSSLDGIPASFPALMRAVKLQKRAARVGFDWPAAEQVLDKLDEEIGEVRAEMRPNPSEQDMDRLEDELGDLLFVCVNLARKLGVDPESALRRCNRKFETRFRAVETMMQDEHGKSMEESDLDEMEALWQRAKQSEKS; encoded by the coding sequence ATGAGCGCCCAATCGCGAAAACCGACTGCCGTCACTCCGCCCGCAGCCGACCTGCCGCCCATCGAGCGTCTGCGCCGGGTCATGGCTGCGTTGCGCGACCCCGAGAGTGGATGCCCCTGGGACATCGAACAGACGTTCGAAACCATCGCCCCCTACACGATCGAGGAAGCTTACGAAGTTGCGGATGCGATCGCGCAAGGCGACATGCCGCACCTGGAAGAGGAACTCGGCGATCTCCTGCTGCAGGTGATCTATTACACCCAGATGGGCAGCGAGGCCGGGCATTTCGATTTCGACAGCGTGGCCGAGGGCATCGCGGAAAAGATGATCCGGCGCCATCCGCATGTCTTCGGCACCGACGATGTCGCGGACTCCGAAGCGCAAACCCGAAACTGGGAAGCGCAGAAAGCCGAAGAGCGTGCCCGCAAGGCTGCTGAGACCGGAATGCGCCCCAGCTCACTCGACGGCATACCCGCCTCTTTCCCTGCACTAATGCGGGCCGTCAAACTGCAGAAGCGCGCCGCGCGCGTCGGGTTCGACTGGCCGGCCGCCGAGCAGGTGCTGGACAAGCTCGACGAGGAGATCGGCGAGGTCCGCGCGGAAATGCGGCCCAACCCGTCCGAGCAGGATATGGACCGTCTCGAGGACGAACTCGGCGACCTGCTCTTCGTCTGCGTCAATCTCGCACGCAAGCTCGGAGTCGATCCGGAAAGCGCATTACGCCGCTGCAATCGGAAGTTCGAAACCCGCTTTCGTGCTGTCGAAACGATGATGCAGGACGAGCACGGCAAATCCATGGAAGAGTCGGACCTCGACGAGATGGAAGCGCTCTGGCAGCGCGCCAAGCAATCCGAGAAATCCTGA
- a CDS encoding SDR family NAD(P)-dependent oxidoreductase, with translation MAKTVFITGATSGFGEAAARRFAAEGWQTIIAGRRAERLEKLKGELPTPSHTITLDVQDKAAVDAAVAGIPDSFKPVDVLVNNAGLALGLEGADEVAIEDWETMIDTNIKGLLYCTRALLPHMVSAGSGHVINLGSVAGNWPYPGGNVYGATKAFVKQFTLNLRADLVGKNIRATDIEPGLANTEFSAVRFKGDTDKADDVYSGVDPLKAEDIADAIFWAASRPANVNINRIEMMAGCQAFSPFNIVRK, from the coding sequence ATGGCGAAGACAGTATTCATCACCGGCGCCACCTCCGGTTTCGGCGAAGCGGCGGCACGTCGCTTTGCCGCCGAGGGTTGGCAGACCATCATCGCCGGCCGCAGGGCGGAGCGGCTGGAGAAACTCAAGGGCGAGCTGCCGACGCCGAGCCATACGATCACGCTCGACGTGCAGGACAAGGCTGCCGTCGACGCAGCTGTCGCGGGTATCCCGGACAGCTTCAAACCGGTCGACGTCCTGGTGAACAATGCCGGCCTCGCGCTCGGCCTCGAAGGCGCCGACGAAGTGGCGATCGAGGACTGGGAAACCATGATCGATACCAATATCAAGGGCCTGCTCTATTGCACGCGCGCCCTGCTCCCGCACATGGTCTCGGCCGGTAGCGGGCATGTCATCAATCTCGGCTCCGTTGCCGGCAACTGGCCCTATCCGGGCGGCAACGTCTACGGCGCCACCAAGGCCTTCGTGAAGCAGTTCACGCTCAACCTTCGCGCCGACCTTGTCGGCAAGAACATCCGCGCGACGGATATCGAGCCGGGCCTGGCCAATACCGAGTTTTCCGCCGTCCGTTTCAAGGGCGATACCGACAAGGCCGACGACGTCTATAGCGGTGTGGACCCTCTCAAAGCCGAGGATATCGCAGACGCCATTTTCTGGGCGGCCTCGCGTCCCGCAAACGTCAACATCAACCGGATCGAGATGATGGCGGGTTGCCAAGCCTTCTCGCCTTTCAATATTGTGCGGAAATAG
- the argC gene encoding N-acetyl-gamma-glutamyl-phosphate reductase, translating into MAVRIFIDGEAGTTGLQIRERLMGRDDVSLISLGAEERKDTDARRRALNEADLSILCLPDAAAVEAISMIENPETKVIDASTAHRVADGWVYGFPEMTEGHENAVRHARFVGNPGCYPTGAIGLIRPLVENALLPATYPVTVNAISGYSGGGKNLIQSMEDSSADDHISSAVFAYGLQLQHKHLPEMQQYSMLEHVPIFQPSVGRYYKGMAVYVPLHLWALPGGVGAARIHQCLSDHYSGHLFAEVAPLEQSSALLRLDPEEMNDTNTIRFHVFANEKSGQCVLAATLDNLGKGASGAAVQNMNLMLGLEEGLGLNFERAA; encoded by the coding sequence ATGGCGGTACGCATTTTCATCGACGGAGAAGCCGGGACCACGGGCCTGCAGATCCGCGAGCGGCTGATGGGCCGGGACGATGTCTCGCTGATCAGCCTCGGCGCGGAGGAACGCAAGGATACCGACGCCCGACGCCGTGCGCTGAACGAGGCGGATCTCTCCATCCTCTGCCTGCCCGACGCGGCAGCCGTCGAAGCCATATCTATGATCGAGAACCCCGAGACCAAGGTGATCGACGCCTCGACCGCGCACCGTGTGGCCGATGGCTGGGTCTACGGTTTCCCGGAAATGACGGAGGGCCACGAGAACGCCGTTCGGCACGCCCGCTTCGTAGGCAATCCGGGCTGCTATCCAACCGGCGCCATCGGCCTGATCCGGCCGCTGGTGGAGAACGCGTTGCTGCCGGCCACCTATCCAGTCACCGTGAATGCGATCTCCGGCTATTCGGGCGGCGGTAAGAACCTGATCCAGTCCATGGAAGACAGCTCAGCGGATGATCACATCTCCTCCGCGGTGTTCGCCTACGGACTGCAGTTGCAGCACAAGCATCTTCCCGAGATGCAGCAATATTCCATGCTGGAGCATGTGCCGATTTTCCAGCCGAGCGTCGGACGCTACTACAAAGGCATGGCGGTCTACGTGCCGCTGCATCTCTGGGCGCTTCCCGGCGGCGTCGGGGCGGCACGAATCCATCAGTGTCTCAGCGATCACTATAGCGGGCACCTGTTCGCCGAGGTCGCGCCACTGGAACAGTCAAGCGCCCTGCTCCGGCTCGATCCGGAGGAGATGAACGACACCAACACGATCCGCTTCCACGTCTTTGCCAATGAGAAGAGCGGGCAATGCGTGCTCGCGGCCACACTGGACAATCTCGGCAAGGGAGCGTCCGGGGCCGCGGTGCAGAATATGAACTTGATGCTGGGACTGGAAGAAGGGCTCGGCCTCAACTTCGAGCGTGCGGCCTGA
- a CDS encoding transglycosylase SLT domain-containing protein → MRNILLLLAVLLPFASMSPALGQTPGQTGTSDIDPLLEHALTRWTGDLDGILERGFIRVATANSPMYFRADGATEGGLAVEFQHIFETYLNNHYKKQRKRRSYAVVLMPMARDKIIPAVLNGVADIAIANLTITPERRKEVSFTIPTRKNVRELVVAGPSGAGVKSFDDLAATPIHVRRSSSYFEHLSALNTKRKAAGKPEIEVREIDDKLEDFDILELVNSEVIAATVVDDHKAEIYAEVLDGLRVIPELAVHEGGEIAWAVRPDNPDLLKAMNAFAKTVRKGSLTGNILIKRFFNKETLVENVGTDTAVKRFEETVDIIRNYAGLYEFDWLMITAQGYQESRLDQSKKSHVGAIGIMQVMPRTARDPVVGIPNIEIADANVHAGVKYLRHLFDHYFDDPEISDLDRVLFSFAAYNAGPGNIAKSRRKAAKMGLDPNVWFDNVEIATARSVSREPVIYVRNIYKYFVSYKFLQVAHRSKAGPANSQ, encoded by the coding sequence ATGCGTAACATCCTCCTCCTGCTCGCAGTTCTTCTGCCGTTTGCCTCAATGTCGCCCGCTCTGGGCCAGACGCCGGGACAGACCGGCACCTCAGACATCGACCCCTTGTTGGAACATGCCCTCACGCGCTGGACGGGCGATCTCGACGGCATTCTGGAGCGCGGATTCATCCGCGTCGCAACAGCGAACAGTCCGATGTATTTCCGGGCCGACGGCGCGACGGAAGGCGGTCTCGCCGTCGAGTTCCAGCATATTTTCGAGACATACCTGAACAATCATTACAAGAAGCAGCGCAAACGCCGATCCTATGCCGTGGTCCTGATGCCGATGGCCCGGGACAAGATTATCCCTGCCGTTCTCAACGGTGTCGCCGATATCGCGATCGCCAACCTCACCATCACGCCGGAGCGCAGAAAGGAGGTCTCCTTCACGATCCCGACGCGGAAGAATGTCCGCGAACTGGTCGTCGCGGGGCCCTCCGGCGCCGGCGTAAAAAGCTTCGACGATCTCGCCGCGACGCCAATTCATGTCCGCCGTTCAAGCAGCTATTTCGAGCATCTATCTGCACTGAACACGAAGCGGAAGGCCGCCGGCAAACCGGAAATCGAAGTGCGCGAGATCGACGACAAACTAGAGGATTTCGATATTCTCGAGCTGGTCAATTCGGAAGTCATCGCGGCGACCGTGGTCGACGATCACAAGGCCGAGATCTATGCCGAGGTTCTCGACGGATTGCGCGTCATCCCGGAACTCGCCGTCCACGAAGGCGGTGAGATTGCCTGGGCAGTCCGTCCGGACAACCCGGACCTTCTCAAAGCGATGAACGCATTTGCGAAAACCGTGAGGAAAGGCTCACTGACCGGAAACATTCTGATCAAACGGTTCTTCAACAAGGAAACTCTCGTCGAGAATGTGGGCACGGATACCGCCGTCAAACGCTTCGAGGAAACCGTCGATATTATCCGCAACTACGCAGGGCTCTACGAATTCGACTGGCTGATGATCACCGCGCAGGGCTATCAGGAATCCCGGCTGGACCAATCAAAGAAAAGCCATGTGGGGGCGATCGGAATTATGCAGGTGATGCCTCGGACCGCGCGCGATCCTGTCGTCGGCATTCCGAATATCGAAATAGCGGACGCCAATGTTCACGCGGGCGTCAAATATCTCCGGCACCTCTTCGATCACTATTTCGACGATCCTGAAATCTCCGACCTCGATCGCGTGCTGTTCTCTTTCGCCGCTTACAATGCCGGGCCCGGCAACATTGCAAAGTCTCGGCGTAAGGCGGCCAAGATGGGGCTCGACCCCAACGTCTGGTTCGACAATGTGGAAATCGCCACGGCGCGGAGCGTCAGCCGCGAACCCGTGATCTACGTACGGAATATTTACAAGTATTTCGTTTCCTACAAATTCCTGCAGGTCGCGCACCGATCGAAAGCAGGGCCCGCCAACAGTCAATAG
- a CDS encoding inositol monophosphatase family protein — MILPRYRSLQSGEIQEKTGPDDLVTIADIESERRMTPLLKDLLPGSYVVGEEAVSADNLVLNALTEDAPVWIVDPVDGTRNFARGDRKFCVMVALLHRRQSILGCILDPLGERCAVASRGSGAWMVYNGGREERLSVLGGRPCIEMRGALNFRFLSSPLKEEMKERAKTAVGEHFRYGCAGHEYLTLLTGAAHFAMYPKNMPWDHVAGTLLHEEAGGFHARFNKMPYIPHQLDGGLLLAPDEPSWDDLRDRLWP, encoded by the coding sequence GTGATTTTACCGCGCTACAGATCGCTTCAGAGCGGGGAAATCCAGGAAAAGACCGGCCCCGACGATCTCGTGACGATTGCAGATATCGAGTCCGAACGGCGCATGACGCCGCTGCTGAAAGATCTCCTGCCAGGATCCTACGTCGTCGGAGAGGAAGCGGTATCGGCCGATAATCTGGTTCTAAATGCACTGACCGAGGACGCGCCGGTCTGGATCGTCGATCCGGTCGACGGGACGCGGAACTTCGCGCGGGGCGACCGCAAATTCTGCGTCATGGTTGCCTTGCTTCACCGCCGGCAATCCATACTGGGCTGCATTCTCGACCCGCTCGGCGAACGCTGTGCGGTCGCGTCGCGCGGAAGCGGGGCGTGGATGGTTTACAACGGCGGACGGGAAGAGCGGTTATCCGTTCTGGGAGGCCGCCCCTGCATCGAGATGCGTGGCGCTCTGAATTTCCGGTTTCTTTCCTCGCCTCTGAAGGAGGAGATGAAGGAACGCGCGAAAACCGCCGTCGGGGAGCATTTCCGGTACGGCTGCGCCGGTCACGAATATCTGACCCTGCTTACCGGCGCGGCCCATTTCGCAATGTATCCGAAGAACATGCCCTGGGATCACGTGGCCGGGACCTTGCTGCACGAGGAAGCGGGCGGGTTCCATGCCCGTTTCAACAAGATGCCTTATATTCCGCATCAGCTGGACGGCGGCCTGCTGCTTGCCCCCGATGAGCCGTCTTGGGACGATCTAAGGGACCGGCTCTGGCCCTGA